TTTAAATGGAATTCGAGCCATCGTGCGGCCATACAAAAAACATGCCGCATGATGCACATAGTGCAGCAAGGTACCCGGCGCTGCGGTGTGAATTCCAATACGATTATAAAGCCGTACTGCTAAGTTCATTGTTTTTAGTGCTGCTTGAGGTTACGGAGTGCCGCTCGCAACATCACGGTTGCTTCGTCGTAGACGTCGTCGACGCCGATCGACGACATCCCGCGATAGTCGGCATGAATGGTGGTTACTTGCGGGCCTGTCGGTTGAAATTGAGTAAACGACGCCCGATCCGAGAACAAGCAGATCGTCGGTCGCCCTGTGGCGGCCGCGATATGCGTCGTGCCGGTATCGTTGCCGATGTATAAATCCAAATCGTTGACGACCGTGGAGAATTGCACGAGGGAAAGGCGGCCCGAATAATCCAGTACTTGCTCGACCGGCAAGGTGTCGACCACGGCGCGGTTCGCCTGACTCTGTCGCTGAGATCCGAACAGCACGATCGTGGCGGTGTAGTCTTGGATGAGTTGCCGAACGAGCAGCACGAATCGCTCCAGCGGCCATTCCTTGAATCCGCTTCCCGCGCCGACGTTGACGCCGACCAAGGGGCCGGAGCTTCGCGGTAAGGGAATTTTCGGAAGCGATGTCGATGCGATACGCCGCACTTGCCGTTGCGACGACTCTACCGCTCGATATTCGGCAAGCACGGCCGAGGTGAGCAACGTCAACAGCGTTCGATTGTGCAGCCCCTTCGAGCAGTCGTCCCAAGCGACGATCGCCGGCAAGACGACACGCATATCGTCCGGCATGTTCGGCGAATAGAAACCGGCTTTGAATCG
This window of the Planctomycetia bacterium genome carries:
- a CDS encoding glycosyltransferase family 9 protein, with the translated sequence MLSLPAIQQLHDGFPGAAFTLVCGAWNRELALASGLFDRVVCLNVLPEHSGDNEGVCFQPQEFAALDLPQFDVAVDLRVAPDTRFLLGHVRARFKAGFYSPNMPDDMRVVLPAIVAWDDCSKGLHNRTLLTLLTSAVLAEYRAVESSQRQVRRIASTSLPKIPLPRSSGPLVGVNVGAGSGFKEWPLERFVLLVRQLIQDYTATIVLFGSQRQSQANRAVVDTLPVEQVLDYSGRLSLVQFSTVVNDLDLYIGNDTGTTHIAAATGRPTICLFSDRASFTQFQPTGPQVTTIHADYRGMSSIGVDDVYDEATVMLRAALRNLKQH